In the genome of Ostrinia nubilalis chromosome 30, ilOstNubi1.1, whole genome shotgun sequence, one region contains:
- the LOC135085878 gene encoding probable proline--tRNA ligase, mitochondrial yields the protein MRYVSQIFQPVITIPKNAKIKNTEITCKSQKLLLECGLVRPTSSGLFALLPLARRALDKLETIVRQCVEAAGAQRVTLPSLTAAHLWEKTGRLEDVGSELLTVKDRHKKEYLLAPTHEEAIADLLADVGPVSYKQLPLVLYQISNKYRDEQRPKHGLLRARSFAMLDAYAAHASAECSRAVYERMTRAYSRLFERLQLPVYRVSAPTGDMGGSLSHEWQVAAAAGEDAIHICPSCSHAAIDEGPCAQCGRETDRVSSIEVGHTFILGTKYSAPLKASFVPAAGAPQPLIMSCYGIGITRLLAASLEALSTETSMRWPRAIAPYSAVIIGPKEGSKEWQCHGEERVLDLWRRVAQTQDTVIDDRHSLTVGKRLMMADKLGYPTIIVCGKAVLETPPRYELHCLYQSRGPRLVTVEELLDVMREEECVENGLEVATLTIIVCGKAVLETPPRYELHCLYQSRGPRLVTVEELLDVMREEECLENGLEVATLTIMVCAKAVLETPSRYELHRLYQSRGPRLVTVEELLDVMKEEECVENVCGKAVLETPPRYELHCLYQSRGPRLVTVEELLDVMREEECVEDGLEVATLTIVVCGKAVLEKPPRYELHRLYQSRGPRLVTVEELLDVMKEEECVENGLEVNKIV from the exons ATGCGATATGTGTCTCAGATATTTCAGCCAGTGATCACTATACCGAAGAATGCGAAGATCAAAAATACAGAAATCACTTGCAAAAgtcaaaaa CTGCTCTTAGAATGTGGTCTAGTCCGTCCCACGAGCTCTGGTCTCTTCGCACTCCTGCCGTTAGCCCGCAGAGCCCTCGACAAGCTGGAGACCATCGTCCGGCAGTGCGTAGAGGCAGCCGGTGCTCAGAGAGTGACGCTGCCTTCGCTCACCGCTGCCCACCTGTGGGAGAAGACGGGCCGGCTTGAGGATGTTGGATCTGAGCTGTTGACGGTTAAAGATAGGCATAAGAAGGAGTATTTGTTGGCACCA ACACATGAGGAAGCGATAGCTGACCTCCTGGCCGACGTGGGTCCTGTGTCGTACAAGCAGCTACCACTAGTTTTGTATCAA ATTAGCAACAAATACCGGGACGAGCAGCGGCCCAAGCACGGCCTCCTCCGCGCGCGTTCGTTCGCGATGCTCGACGCGTACGCCGCGCACGCGAGCGCCGAATGCTCGCGAGCGGTGTACGAGCGCATGACGCGAGCGTATAGTAGGCTGTTTGAGAGGCTGCAGCTGCCTGTCTATAGAG TGTCAGCTCCAACCGGCGATATGGGCGGCTCTCTCTCCCACGAGTGGCaggtcgcggcggcggcgggcgaggACGCGATACATATATGTCCGTCCTGCTCGCACGCGGCCATAGATGAAGGGCCGTGTGCGCAGTGCGGGAGGGAGACGGATAGAGTCAGCAGTATTGAG GTGGGCCACACATTCATCCTGGGCACGAAGTACAGCGCCCCGCTTAAAGCCAGCTTCGTGCCCGCCGCCGGCGCCCCGCAGCCCCTTATCATGTCCTGCTATGGGATCGGAATCACCAG GTTGCTTGCAGCGAGTTTAGAGGCGCTGTCGACTGAGACGAGCATGCGTTGGCCGCGCGCCATAGCGCCCTACAGCGCCGTCATTATTGGACCCAAA GAAGGCTCAAAAGAGTGGCAGTGCCACGGCGAGGAGCGCGTGCTAGATCTATGGCGGCGCGTGGCTCAAACACAAGATACTGTTATAGACGACCGGCACTCGCTCACGGTCGGGAAACGGCTCATGATGGCTGACAA ACTAGGCTACCCAACGATCATAGTGTGCGGCAAGGCGGTCTTAGAGACGCCGCCGCGCTACGAGCTGCACTGTCTCTACCAGTCACGTGGGCCGCGGCTCGTCACTGTAGAGGAATTATTGGACGTCATGAGGGAGGAAGAATGTGTGGAGAACGGTTTAGag GTGGCAACACTGACGATCATAGTGTGCGGCAAGGCGGTCTTAGAGACTCCGCCGCGCTACGAGCTGCACTGTCTCTACCAGTCACGCGGGCCGCGACTCGTCACTGTAGAGGAGTTGTTGGACGTCATGCGCGAGGAAGAATGTTTGGAGAACGGTTTAGAG GTGGCAACACTGACGATCATGGTGTGCGCCAAGGCGGTCTTAGAGACTCCGTCGCGCTACGAGCTGCACCGTCTCTACCAGTCACGCGGGCCGCGACTCGTCACTGTAGAGGAGTTATTAGACGTCATGAAAGAGGAAGAATGCGTGGAGAACg TGTGCGGCAAGGCGGTCTTAGAGACGCCGCCGCGCTACGAACTGCACTGTCTCTACCAGTCACGCGGGCCGCGACTCGTCACTGTAGAGGAGTTATTGGACGTTATGAGGGAGGAAGAATGTGTGGAGGACggtttagaa GTGGCAACACTGACGATCGTAGTGTGCGGCAAGGCGGTCTTAGAGAAACCGCCGCGCTACGAGCTGCACCGTCTCTACCAGTCACGCGGGCCGCGACTCGTCACTGTAGAGGAGTTACTGGACGTCATGAAGGAGGAAGAATGCGTGGAGAATggtttagaagttaataaaattgtttaa